The proteins below are encoded in one region of Ereboglobus luteus:
- a CDS encoding ATP-dependent helicase — MDSPFDSEETDTPFSPPPQPAQPVRLSTSTFSAIPQSAVPAIDFRASLNDEQYAAVTAEPGPLLVLAGAGSGKTRTLTYRVAYLLSKGVRPGEILLLTFTNKAAKEMLHRVNDLTGVEPNRFWGGTFHSIGHRALRMFGEDIGLPKNFTILDADEAESLLKQTVDAESKGFFKDKTNPKPGPLFNVISLSRNTQLPIGDTIEKYFPQYKDIAYLIPPFAVAYEKKKREQNVCDYDDLLEYWLRLLQKSPSVTQYFSERFRHILVDEYQDTNTVQAQIVDCIATHHRVMAVGDDAQCIYSWRGADFENIATFMDRHPGTAIHRIETNYRSTPEILNFANRILDAQPHRRAELAKELRAARGHGMRPQVVQTMDDREQADFVIRRIRCLVDEDGVSPSEIAVLYRSHFVAMEMQLALSRAGMPYHITSGVKFFERQHIKDIVAFVRFVYNPADELAWQRIACLLPKVGEKSAQKIHAVAREHAALMRQDLIAVLETDDVKTKVPKGALDDWPSFCASLSEVAETMRAAPPAKAFDMAVNGWYGDYLRGAFADYIDRLEELKALVGFASRYETMQDLLAQIVLLNGETSDRQVDPDAEAIKLTTVHQAKGLEYDVVFVIGVADGYFPGRRAIEDGDVEEERRLFYVASTRAKNELYLCYPKVATRAGPGGMLLEPSRFLKEIDASLYDILKPPRRSYW, encoded by the coding sequence ATGGATTCCCCGTTCGACTCCGAAGAAACCGACACACCCTTCAGCCCGCCGCCGCAACCCGCGCAGCCGGTCCGCCTTTCCACGTCCACTTTCTCCGCCATTCCGCAATCCGCCGTCCCCGCCATCGACTTTCGCGCCTCGCTCAACGACGAGCAATACGCCGCCGTCACCGCCGAGCCCGGCCCGCTCCTCGTCCTCGCCGGCGCGGGTTCCGGCAAGACGCGCACGCTCACCTACCGCGTCGCCTACCTGCTCTCCAAGGGCGTGCGCCCGGGCGAGATTCTCCTGCTCACCTTCACCAACAAGGCCGCCAAGGAAATGCTCCACCGCGTCAACGACCTCACCGGCGTCGAGCCCAATCGCTTTTGGGGCGGCACGTTTCACTCCATCGGCCACCGCGCCTTGCGCATGTTTGGCGAGGATATCGGCCTGCCGAAAAACTTCACCATCCTCGACGCCGACGAAGCCGAATCGCTTCTCAAGCAAACCGTCGATGCCGAGAGCAAGGGCTTCTTCAAGGACAAGACCAACCCGAAACCCGGTCCGCTCTTCAACGTCATTTCCCTCTCGCGCAACACCCAGCTTCCGATTGGCGACACGATCGAAAAATACTTTCCCCAATACAAGGACATCGCCTACCTCATCCCGCCCTTTGCCGTCGCCTATGAAAAAAAGAAGCGCGAGCAAAACGTCTGCGACTACGACGACCTCCTTGAATACTGGCTGCGGCTCCTTCAAAAATCACCCTCTGTCACCCAGTATTTTTCCGAGCGATTCCGGCACATTCTTGTCGACGAATACCAGGACACCAACACCGTGCAGGCGCAGATCGTTGACTGCATCGCCACGCATCATCGCGTGATGGCCGTGGGCGACGACGCGCAGTGCATCTACTCATGGCGCGGCGCGGATTTCGAAAACATCGCGACATTTATGGACCGGCATCCCGGCACCGCCATCCACCGCATCGAAACCAATTACCGCTCCACGCCCGAAATACTCAATTTTGCCAATCGAATACTCGACGCCCAGCCCCACCGGCGGGCCGAGCTTGCAAAGGAGCTTCGCGCCGCCCGGGGGCACGGCATGCGCCCCCAAGTCGTCCAGACAATGGACGACCGCGAACAAGCCGATTTTGTCATTCGCCGCATTCGCTGCCTTGTTGACGAGGACGGCGTCTCCCCCTCGGAAATCGCCGTGCTCTACCGTTCGCACTTCGTGGCGATGGAAATGCAGCTCGCCCTTTCCCGCGCCGGCATGCCCTACCACATCACCAGCGGCGTGAAGTTTTTCGAGCGCCAGCACATCAAGGACATCGTCGCCTTCGTCCGCTTCGTCTACAACCCCGCTGACGAACTTGCATGGCAGCGCATCGCCTGCCTCCTCCCGAAAGTCGGCGAAAAAAGCGCGCAAAAAATCCACGCTGTCGCGCGCGAACACGCCGCGCTCATGCGGCAGGACTTGATCGCCGTCCTCGAAACCGACGACGTGAAAACCAAGGTGCCCAAGGGCGCGCTCGACGACTGGCCGAGCTTCTGCGCCTCGCTCTCCGAAGTCGCCGAAACCATGCGCGCCGCGCCGCCCGCCAAGGCGTTCGACATGGCGGTCAACGGTTGGTATGGCGATTATCTCCGCGGCGCCTTTGCCGACTACATTGACCGCCTCGAGGAGTTGAAGGCGCTGGTCGGTTTCGCCTCGCGCTATGAAACGATGCAGGACCTCCTCGCGCAAATCGTGCTCCTCAACGGCGAGACAAGCGACCGTCAGGTCGATCCCGACGCCGAGGCGATCAAGCTCACCACCGTGCACCAGGCGAAAGGCTTGGAATACGATGTCGTGTTTGTGATTGGCGTTGCCGACGGCTATTTCCCCGGACGCCGTGCGATTGAGGACGGCGATGTCGAGGAAGAGCGCCGCCTCTTCTACGTCGCCTCCACGCGCGCGAAAAACGAATTGTATCTGTGTTATCCGAAAGTTGCGACCCGAGCCGGCCCCGGCGGCATGCTCCTCGAACCCAGCCGCTTCCTAAAAGAAATCGACGCCAGCCTCTACGACATCCTCAAGCCGCCCCGGCGGAGTTATTGGTAG
- the queF gene encoding preQ(1) synthase, which translates to MVDPKILETFPNPAPGRDYVIEHTHHEFTSLCPMTGHPDFADITVRYVPDKVCVELKSLKLYFHAFRNEGSFFEAVTNTICDDLGRVMKPRSLTIVSRWKARGGFTSTVTAEWNAKAIRAKRPR; encoded by the coding sequence ATGGTTGACCCAAAGATTCTTGAGACGTTTCCCAATCCCGCGCCCGGGCGCGATTATGTGATCGAGCACACGCATCATGAGTTTACCTCGTTGTGTCCGATGACGGGACATCCGGATTTCGCCGACATCACGGTGCGCTACGTGCCGGACAAGGTGTGCGTAGAGTTGAAATCGCTGAAGCTGTATTTCCACGCGTTTCGCAACGAGGGCAGTTTTTTCGAGGCGGTGACCAACACGATTTGCGACGACCTCGGACGCGTGATGAAACCGCGCTCGCTCACGATCGTGTCGAGATGGAAAGCGCGCGGCGGTTTCACGTCGACCGTGACGGCGGAGTGGAACGCGAAAGCAATCAGGGCAAAACGTCCGCGTTGA
- a CDS encoding ABC-three component system protein, whose translation MADDTSLFSASEPALGYLYQIRYALLEILRQPEEIACYIEKDDDVDFTDPEEGRILASLKHKAPGDTLTDLSPDFWKSVRIWLTDYLKDKNLIIPTRYFLVTTGQVQIGSLLAAFLPSAKTPDDLLSRIKATLSRSTSKTINKTSDLLATLPKDKWKSFFSRITIFDHQERICDIPALIMDRFRSVRTRFRRPVYERLEGWWYNQCIDLLTAERKEPFYGREVSERLSSFSEQFRDDNLPIDFERAEPKDGVHPDSDDRYFVKQLRAIGLRSDRITRAILDYYRASEQRSAWLRENATLDGEVERYEERLVDEWARIREIIFEDLSSDAPEEILQQSGRKLLNDLSTRDHPNLRIRRDVTASFVAIGSYHILANDERPRVHWHPRFTERIAEIFHGGKA comes from the coding sequence ATGGCCGACGATACTTCACTGTTTTCAGCATCCGAACCCGCTCTCGGTTATTTATATCAAATCCGTTATGCGTTGTTGGAGATTCTTCGTCAACCTGAGGAAATCGCCTGCTATATTGAAAAAGATGACGATGTTGATTTTACAGATCCAGAGGAAGGTCGCATACTGGCTTCGCTTAAACATAAAGCTCCGGGCGATACGCTCACCGATTTATCGCCGGATTTTTGGAAATCAGTGCGCATTTGGCTGACCGACTACCTGAAGGATAAGAATTTGATAATCCCGACCCGTTATTTTCTGGTTACCACCGGGCAAGTGCAGATTGGGTCACTGTTGGCCGCATTTTTGCCGAGTGCAAAAACACCCGACGATCTCCTTTCCCGGATCAAAGCGACGCTTTCCCGCTCTACATCAAAAACGATAAATAAGACTAGCGATCTACTGGCCACACTTCCCAAGGATAAATGGAAATCCTTCTTTTCTCGGATTACCATTTTCGATCATCAAGAGAGGATATGTGATATTCCCGCATTAATAATGGATCGTTTCCGCTCTGTGCGGACACGATTTCGCCGTCCAGTATATGAACGTTTGGAGGGATGGTGGTATAACCAATGTATTGATCTCCTGACTGCTGAGCGAAAAGAGCCCTTTTACGGTAGAGAAGTGTCCGAGAGGCTTAGCTCTTTCTCAGAACAATTTCGCGACGACAACCTCCCCATCGATTTCGAAAGAGCCGAACCCAAGGATGGAGTTCATCCCGACTCTGATGATCGTTACTTCGTCAAGCAACTGCGAGCGATCGGCCTCAGATCTGATCGCATCACCAGAGCTATTCTAGACTATTACCGTGCCTCCGAACAAAGAAGCGCTTGGCTGCGAGAAAACGCGACTCTTGATGGAGAGGTTGAACGATATGAAGAACGTCTTGTGGATGAGTGGGCACGCATTCGTGAGATAATTTTCGAGGACTTAAGCAGCGATGCGCCTGAAGAAATCCTTCAACAATCAGGCAGGAAGCTCCTAAACGATCTTTCAACGCGGGATCATCCCAATCTCCGCATTCGTCGAGATGTTACGGCGAGCTTCGTTGCAATCGGAAGCTACCACATTTTGGCAAATGACGAGCGCCCGCGGGTGCACTGGCATCCTCGCTTTACCGAACGGATCGCTGAGATTTTCCACGGAGGGAAAGCATGA
- a CDS encoding fumarate hydratase: MATPEFFYQDTFPLGADETEYRLLSKEGISTTTLDGREIVKVAPEALAFLAQQAMHDCSFMLRPKHLAQVAAILQDPEASANDRYVALTMLKNAEIAAQGILPFCQDTGTATIVGKKGEQVWTGADDAEFLSKGVYECYTKENLRYSQTAALNMYEEVNTGTNLPAQIDLYATPGSEYKFLFVAKGGGSANKTYLYQETKALLNPKSLEKFVTEKMKSLGTAACPPYHLAFVIGGTSAETCLKTVKLASTKYYDSLPTTGNKHGRAFRDLEMEEKILKIAQQSGIGAQFGGKYFALDVRVVRLPRHGASCPVGLGVSCSADRNIKAKINKDGIWLEKMETNPGRFIPESERVLKDDNIVKIDLNQPMDAIRATLSKYPVTTRVALNGTIIVGRDIAHAKLKERLDSGQGLPDYIKKHPIYYAGPAKTPQGYASGSFGPTTAGRMDSYVDLFQSNGGSLVMIAKGNRSQAVTDACKKHGGFYLGSIGGPAAILAKDNIKKVELLEYPELGMEAIWKIEVEDFPAFILVDDKGNDFFVSGCAACGTGAPEKK, translated from the coding sequence ATGGCCACACCTGAATTCTTCTACCAAGACACATTTCCGCTCGGCGCGGACGAAACCGAATACCGCCTCCTTTCCAAGGAAGGCATCTCGACCACCACGCTCGACGGCAGGGAGATCGTGAAAGTCGCGCCCGAGGCGCTCGCGTTTCTCGCCCAGCAGGCCATGCACGACTGCTCGTTCATGCTCCGCCCGAAACACCTCGCGCAAGTCGCCGCCATCCTGCAAGACCCCGAGGCCTCGGCCAACGACCGCTACGTCGCGCTCACCATGCTCAAGAACGCCGAGATCGCCGCGCAGGGCATCCTCCCGTTCTGCCAGGACACCGGCACCGCCACCATCGTCGGCAAAAAGGGCGAGCAAGTCTGGACCGGCGCGGACGACGCCGAATTTTTGTCGAAGGGCGTTTACGAGTGCTACACCAAGGAAAACCTCCGCTACTCGCAGACCGCCGCGCTCAACATGTATGAGGAAGTCAACACCGGCACCAACCTCCCCGCGCAGATCGACCTCTACGCCACGCCCGGCTCCGAATACAAATTCCTCTTCGTCGCCAAGGGCGGCGGTTCCGCCAACAAGACCTACCTCTATCAGGAAACCAAGGCGCTCCTTAACCCGAAATCGCTCGAAAAATTTGTGACCGAGAAAATGAAATCGCTCGGCACCGCCGCCTGCCCGCCCTACCACCTCGCGTTCGTCATCGGCGGCACCAGCGCCGAGACCTGCCTCAAAACCGTCAAGCTCGCCTCGACCAAATACTACGACTCGCTCCCCACCACCGGCAACAAGCACGGCCGCGCCTTCCGCGACCTCGAGATGGAGGAAAAGATTCTCAAAATCGCGCAGCAATCCGGCATCGGCGCGCAATTCGGCGGCAAATATTTCGCGCTCGACGTGCGCGTCGTCCGCCTTCCGCGCCACGGCGCCTCGTGCCCCGTCGGCCTCGGCGTCTCCTGCTCCGCCGACCGCAACATCAAGGCCAAGATCAACAAGGACGGCATCTGGCTCGAAAAAATGGAAACCAACCCCGGTCGTTTCATCCCCGAAAGCGAGCGCGTTCTCAAGGACGACAACATCGTCAAAATCGACCTCAACCAGCCGATGGACGCCATTCGCGCCACGCTCTCGAAATATCCCGTCACCACGCGCGTCGCGCTTAACGGCACCATCATCGTCGGACGCGACATCGCCCACGCCAAGCTCAAGGAACGCCTCGACTCCGGCCAGGGCCTGCCCGACTACATCAAAAAGCATCCCATCTACTACGCCGGCCCGGCCAAGACGCCGCAAGGTTACGCCTCCGGCAGCTTCGGCCCCACGACGGCGGGTCGCATGGACAGCTACGTTGACCTCTTCCAATCCAACGGCGGCTCGCTCGTGATGATCGCCAAGGGCAACCGCAGCCAGGCCGTCACCGACGCGTGCAAAAAACACGGCGGCTTCTATCTCGGCAGCATCGGCGGCCCCGCCGCGATCCTCGCCAAGGACAACATCAAAAAAGTCGAGCTCCTCGAGTATCCCGAGCTCGGCATGGAAGCCATCTGGAAAATCGAAGTGGAAGACTTCCCCGCGTTCATCCTGGTGGACGACAAGGGCAACGACTTCTTCGTAAGCGGCTGCGCCGCCTGCGGCACGGGCGCGCCGGAGAAAAAGTAA
- a CDS encoding glycosyltransferase, which yields MHNPRLKIAYLFTTFPKNTETFLQREIIAMHRLGADLRIYSFWGGGGTFCGLPVRAFNKWRLLELFWIIPWVAFTRWDVFGILLRGLLTRRAPSWINFWENMLGAGFAGVFYRAFKKDPPSLIHAAWSGAPATAAWCLSRLNKIPYSAAAHAYDIYEHGGDWWLLEKLADARFIHTSTAMGRATLVQRGVPADKVRLIRRGLDAFPIMNPLRPDRSPIRIVCVGRLVEKKGFTHQMRIYGALRDAGVAFEARIIGDGPLRETLEQTAAKNGVADKVTLMGHLALPEVWRQLQWADVLIHTGVVARSGDRDGLPNVIPEAMSAGVLVITSPAAATTEAIHHGETGLVADVEDISAWVTDMRRLATDDLLAESLRAEARRWVEENFDAHKNASQLHACFELAAQTTIDNTASSHHPEAS from the coding sequence TTGCACAATCCTCGCCTCAAAATCGCCTATCTTTTCACGACGTTTCCGAAAAACACGGAGACGTTCCTTCAACGCGAAATCATCGCGATGCACCGGCTCGGCGCCGACTTGCGCATTTATTCGTTCTGGGGTGGCGGCGGGACATTTTGCGGACTGCCCGTGCGCGCCTTCAACAAGTGGCGGCTGCTGGAGTTGTTCTGGATCATCCCATGGGTCGCGTTCACGCGCTGGGATGTGTTTGGCATTTTGCTGCGCGGGCTTCTCACACGGCGCGCGCCCTCGTGGATTAATTTTTGGGAAAACATGCTCGGCGCGGGCTTCGCGGGTGTGTTTTACCGCGCATTCAAAAAAGATCCGCCCTCGCTCATTCATGCCGCGTGGAGCGGCGCCCCGGCCACGGCGGCGTGGTGCCTTTCGCGCTTGAACAAAATCCCCTACTCGGCGGCCGCGCACGCCTATGATATTTACGAACACGGCGGGGACTGGTGGCTTCTCGAAAAACTGGCGGACGCGCGCTTCATCCACACATCAACCGCGATGGGACGGGCCACGCTCGTTCAGCGCGGCGTGCCCGCGGACAAGGTCCGCCTGATTCGTCGCGGACTCGACGCGTTCCCCATCATGAATCCGCTGCGTCCCGACCGCTCGCCAATTCGCATCGTGTGCGTTGGCCGCCTCGTTGAGAAAAAGGGCTTCACGCATCAAATGCGAATCTACGGCGCGCTCCGCGACGCGGGCGTCGCGTTCGAGGCGCGCATCATCGGCGACGGACCGCTTCGCGAGACACTCGAGCAAACCGCCGCCAAAAACGGAGTCGCCGACAAGGTCACGCTCATGGGGCATCTCGCCCTGCCCGAAGTCTGGCGGCAGCTCCAATGGGCCGATGTGCTCATTCACACCGGGGTGGTTGCGCGCAGCGGCGACCGCGACGGACTGCCCAACGTCATCCCCGAGGCCATGTCCGCCGGCGTGCTTGTGATCACATCGCCCGCCGCCGCGACCACCGAGGCCATCCACCACGGCGAGACCGGGCTCGTTGCCGATGTCGAGGACATTAGCGCATGGGTGACCGATATGCGGCGCCTCGCAACCGACGACCTTCTCGCCGAATCGCTCCGGGCCGAGGCCCGCCGCTGGGTCGAGGAAAACTTCGACGCGCACAAAAACGCCTCGCAACTTCACGCGTGCTTTGAACTGGCCGCGCAAACAACAATCGACAACACTGCAAGCTCCCACCACCCTGAAGCATCATGA
- a CDS encoding three component ABC system middle component, protein MKTWSQRPREIRNLFNPAFCGLVLARAIEGFTAEGKRSMPFSLTLLILPLSLHQRTRGILKDANRSYLTSILQEHPEIRVDLAQRVYGLFPYTMEAFAYLATYGVIEADNDGGITVREGRVKKVISGSQETKDCQTVARALGGKFARINDRATIYTTLGIRP, encoded by the coding sequence ATGAAAACGTGGAGCCAGCGACCTCGAGAAATTCGTAATCTCTTCAACCCCGCATTTTGCGGTTTGGTTTTAGCCAGAGCGATTGAAGGATTCACTGCTGAAGGAAAGCGATCCATGCCATTTTCCCTCACCTTACTGATCCTTCCGCTGTCCCTTCACCAACGCACCCGTGGCATACTGAAGGACGCTAATCGATCTTATCTTACGAGCATTCTACAAGAACATCCGGAGATACGTGTTGATCTGGCTCAAAGAGTTTACGGCCTATTTCCTTACACGATGGAAGCTTTTGCCTACCTTGCGACCTATGGAGTTATAGAGGCCGACAACGACGGAGGAATTACCGTGCGAGAAGGTCGAGTGAAAAAAGTAATCTCCGGCTCACAAGAAACCAAAGACTGTCAAACCGTGGCTCGCGCATTAGGCGGAAAGTTCGCTCGGATAAATGATCGTGCAACCATTTACACAACACTGGGAATCAGACCATGA
- a CDS encoding DUF3592 domain-containing protein: protein MDKNGSFGDSARDVSGNKPEHAMPSLTREAGESLTAFLLAPVPRREIPPVIKRAAGMKTQAVGLFLFGLFFLVLGGVFTWIFFPYNLRKDWQLDRSHLVTTGRVSEAEKSNMSINETPVYRYAFEFTASESGEVVQGVCYTTGRAWNKGDKVGVLYIEGNPSTARIEGSRLSAGSVATLFVLIFPLVGAIIVVVSIHVPLRRQWMLKNGMVGEFRVRKIVSTNVKINKQLRYRAECERVDDAMDDGVYSYASHASGKIKYLRALESSGRAVFGLYDPRDRGAKRRKLELPEAWFM from the coding sequence ATGGACAAAAACGGCAGCTTTGGCGACAGCGCGCGCGATGTTTCCGGCAATAAGCCGGAGCATGCGATGCCGAGCTTGACGCGCGAGGCCGGGGAGTCGCTAACGGCGTTCCTGCTCGCGCCTGTGCCGAGACGGGAAATTCCGCCTGTGATAAAACGCGCGGCGGGAATGAAAACCCAAGCGGTCGGACTTTTTTTATTCGGCCTGTTTTTTCTAGTTTTGGGCGGAGTTTTCACATGGATATTTTTCCCATACAACCTGCGAAAGGACTGGCAGCTTGACAGAAGCCACTTGGTGACAACCGGACGCGTCTCGGAGGCTGAAAAGAGCAATATGTCGATAAATGAAACACCAGTTTATCGTTATGCCTTTGAGTTCACGGCAAGTGAAAGCGGCGAGGTCGTTCAAGGTGTGTGCTACACAACCGGGCGGGCATGGAACAAAGGCGACAAGGTGGGCGTGTTATACATTGAGGGGAATCCATCCACCGCGCGCATCGAAGGCTCCCGCTTGAGCGCGGGTTCGGTTGCAACATTGTTTGTCCTGATTTTTCCACTCGTCGGCGCGATCATCGTGGTTGTTTCAATCCACGTTCCCTTGCGGCGGCAGTGGATGTTAAAAAACGGCATGGTGGGTGAGTTTCGCGTGCGCAAAATCGTTTCCACAAATGTGAAAATCAACAAGCAGCTGCGTTATCGCGCCGAGTGCGAACGCGTGGATGATGCGATGGACGACGGCGTTTATTCATACGCATCGCACGCGTCCGGAAAAATAAAATATCTGCGCGCGCTGGAATCCTCGGGACGCGCGGTGTTTGGTTTGTATGATCCAAGGGATCGCGGTGCAAAACGCCGGAAGCTGGAGCTGCCCGAGGCGTGGTTCATGTGA
- a CDS encoding glycosyltransferase, whose product MIYFDVTKTGPAKYSSGLTRVSHRLLDELASQRCTAVVWKKGGWRNSETGREITFSKARNEWLLTVELFSEGEREGFREFIESGKCKLAAVFHDAIPLKYPEITRRNSVLRAPDYMKMLSNFDRILAVSNYSANDLHEFWRFQGIAPRATVERITLGANFQKYTPRASAANTPAAANPAFLCVGALEPRKNQNFLLDVCEALWDEGLQFEMNFVGRVNEEFGEPIKSRIKTMRKKYRGLHLHESASDDAMLALYTKCRAALFPTIAEGCGLPPLEALWMGLPCVCSDLPVLREYTNSGGCVTAPVNHAAAWKAVLRRILTDETELTRLRSEVLARPLPTWADAAAQVRKSLV is encoded by the coding sequence ATGATCTACTTCGACGTTACCAAAACAGGTCCCGCGAAATACAGTTCCGGTCTTACCCGTGTGAGTCATCGCCTGCTCGACGAACTCGCCTCGCAACGATGCACCGCGGTCGTCTGGAAAAAAGGCGGCTGGCGCAATTCCGAGACCGGCCGCGAGATCACCTTTTCAAAGGCGCGCAACGAATGGCTTTTAACCGTCGAGCTTTTCAGCGAGGGCGAGCGCGAGGGCTTCCGCGAATTCATCGAATCGGGCAAATGCAAACTCGCCGCCGTTTTTCATGACGCCATCCCGCTGAAGTATCCCGAGATCACGCGCCGCAACAGCGTGCTGCGCGCGCCCGACTACATGAAGATGCTCTCGAACTTCGACCGCATCCTCGCCGTTTCCAATTACAGCGCAAACGACCTTCACGAGTTTTGGAGATTCCAGGGCATCGCTCCGCGCGCGACCGTGGAACGCATCACACTCGGCGCAAATTTCCAAAAATACACACCGCGGGCGAGCGCCGCAAACACGCCCGCGGCGGCCAACCCCGCGTTCCTGTGCGTCGGCGCGCTCGAACCGCGCAAAAACCAGAACTTCCTGCTTGATGTGTGCGAGGCGCTTTGGGACGAGGGCCTGCAATTTGAAATGAACTTTGTCGGTCGCGTGAACGAGGAGTTTGGCGAGCCGATCAAGAGCCGCATCAAGACAATGCGCAAAAAATATCGCGGACTGCACCTGCACGAAAGCGCGTCCGACGACGCGATGCTGGCGCTCTACACCAAATGCCGCGCCGCGCTCTTCCCGACGATCGCCGAAGGCTGCGGCCTGCCCCCGCTCGAGGCGCTCTGGATGGGTCTGCCCTGCGTGTGCAGCGACCTGCCCGTCCTGCGTGAATACACCAACAGCGGCGGTTGCGTAACCGCGCCCGTGAATCACGCCGCCGCATGGAAGGCCGTGCTGCGCCGCATCCTCACCGACGAAACCGAACTCACCCGTCTGCGTTCCGAGGTCCTTGCGCGCCCGCTCCCCACCTGGGCCGACGCCGCCGCGCAAGTGCGTAAGAGCTTGGTGTGA